A DNA window from Robbsia sp. KACC 23696 contains the following coding sequences:
- a CDS encoding transcription elongation factor GreA, with amino-acid sequence MDLGDGRDYADYVNVPRTIGTVISSGKATLAELETVLGMEDVYDLLEIIAIDAYNKQIASRAEG; translated from the coding sequence TTGGATTTGGGTGACGGGAGGGATTACGCCGACTACGTCAACGTGCCGCGCACGATCGGCACGGTGATTTCTTCTGGCAAAGCGACGCTTGCGGAGCTGGAAACGGTGTTGGGCATGGAGGACGTCTATGACCTCCTCGAAATAATCGCGATCGACGCATACAACAAGCAGATCGCATCCAGAGCGGAAGGGTAA